The proteins below come from a single Caldisericota bacterium genomic window:
- a CDS encoding ABC transporter ATP-binding protein, translated as MLSEQILKTSKLTKRFGSLIAVNQVDLEINKEEIIGLIGPNGAGKTTFFNLITGLEDPDEGQVIFKGTNITTLSPHAICKLGMSRTFQVAKSFTEMSVEDAIRVGAYNRRGEKEVQNKVDWALEFFELEDIRDYKCSDLGLSSLRKVEVARAAATEPELLLLDEVGAGLTATELLKLMSELKRLNEETKITLCVVEHVMQMVMGLCERIFVLDAGELIAKGIPSEISNNQRVIEAYLGRRSYSEPSSTG; from the coding sequence GTGTTGTCTGAACAAATTCTTAAAACTTCTAAACTTACCAAGCGCTTTGGCAGTCTTATTGCAGTCAATCAGGTTGACTTGGAGATTAACAAGGAGGAAATTATTGGACTTATCGGACCAAATGGCGCTGGAAAGACTACTTTTTTTAATTTAATAACAGGATTGGAAGATCCGGATGAAGGTCAGGTTATTTTCAAAGGAACCAATATTACCACCCTGTCTCCCCATGCAATTTGTAAATTAGGAATGTCTCGTACTTTTCAAGTTGCTAAATCTTTTACCGAAATGTCTGTCGAAGACGCGATAAGAGTGGGTGCTTATAATAGGCGAGGAGAAAAAGAAGTGCAAAACAAAGTGGATTGGGCTCTTGAATTCTTTGAGCTGGAAGATATCCGGGATTATAAGTGCAGTGATTTAGGGTTGTCCTCTTTACGCAAAGTAGAAGTAGCAAGGGCAGCTGCTACTGAGCCAGAGCTTTTACTTCTTGATGAGGTAGGAGCAGGACTTACTGCTACCGAACTCTTAAAGCTTATGTCAGAACTCAAAAGGCTTAATGAAGAAACTAAAATTACCTTATGTGTAGTTGAACATGTAATGCAAATGGTTATGGGCCTTTGTGAGCGAATCTTCGTCCTGGATGCCGGTGAACTTATTGCCAAAGGTATTCCAAGCGAAATAAGTAATAATCAGCGGGTTATTGAAGCCTACCTGGGGAGGAGAAGTTATAGTGAACCAAGTTCTACAGGTTAA
- a CDS encoding branched-chain amino acid ABC transporter permease, which translates to METIIQSLFDGALMGCIYALIALGLSLIFGVMNVVNFAHGNFVMLSMYFSFWAGSLWGIDAVLTPLITFPLLFVFGMLVYYGIIDRTLKEHYTIQIAVTVGLMTFLGAITQLAWKARPRALPYSFIQGSIQFGGYTIALSRLISAAISLIIIISISFFLSKTWPGWTLRATSDDSDAASLMGVDFRKTYALAFGLGSSLTAISGGLLMTFQQVDPTMGLRFGLLSWCILALAGLGSIPGLLISGLIIGIGESLAMSFWDPRARSLVIYLIFILVLWLRPRGLFGRK; encoded by the coding sequence ATGGAAACAATTATTCAAAGTCTTTTTGACGGAGCATTAATGGGTTGCATATATGCCCTGATTGCCTTGGGATTGTCGCTTATATTTGGGGTAATGAATGTAGTAAACTTTGCACATGGAAATTTTGTAATGCTTTCTATGTACTTTTCTTTTTGGGCTGGTTCATTATGGGGAATTGATGCAGTCTTAACTCCGCTAATTACTTTTCCTCTATTATTTGTATTTGGAATGTTAGTCTATTATGGAATAATTGATCGAACACTAAAAGAACACTATACTATACAAATAGCTGTAACAGTTGGTTTAATGACTTTTTTAGGTGCCATTACTCAATTAGCATGGAAGGCACGGCCTCGTGCGCTTCCTTATTCTTTTATTCAAGGAAGTATCCAATTCGGAGGCTATACTATTGCTCTTTCACGCTTAATCTCAGCTGCAATAAGTCTAATTATTATTATAAGCATATCTTTTTTCTTGAGTAAGACTTGGCCGGGATGGACACTAAGGGCAACTTCTGACGATTCTGATGCAGCTTCTCTTATGGGAGTTGATTTTCGAAAGACTTATGCCCTTGCCTTTGGATTGGGCTCAAGTCTAACCGCCATATCAGGTGGTTTATTAATGACCTTTCAACAAGTAGATCCAACCATGGGGTTACGCTTTGGATTGCTTAGCTGGTGCATTCTTGCACTTGCTGGGTTAGGTTCGATACCTGGATTACTGATTTCCGGTTTAATTATAGGAATAGGTGAATCACTGGCTATGTCTTTTTGGGACCCCAGGGCTAGATCTTTGGTAATATATCTTATATTTATTCTAGTTCTTTGGTTACGACCTAGAGGCCTTTTTGGGAGGAAGTAA
- a CDS encoding branched-chain amino acid ABC transporter permease, translating into MNCKKNQNLENLLLLLFLVIALFVPLIFGSSQYNILLVTTVLIYGLMATSWNIIGGLAGQLDLASFAYLGLGAFTSGTLLIRFNFTPWIGMIMGGLVAVAFALLIGFPLFRFRIREVWYALTTCALVEVLKVVFNMWKEVGGPVERYLPYFSGSLYHMRFSSYVPYYYLILGMLVIALLVNSRIARSKLGFYLKALGEDEDAAEVLGVNTRACKLRALVYYAFLIGVTGAIYANIYGYIHPSFFNGQESIKIAILGIVGGRGITYGPLLAALLLVGSQEFLRASLGGEVSGLYLVIYSVILILVVLFKPSGIATFFQYRNKKPAKQEVKKKSVV; encoded by the coding sequence ATGAATTGTAAAAAAAATCAAAATTTAGAGAATTTATTATTATTATTATTTTTAGTTATTGCTTTATTTGTACCTTTAATATTTGGTTCAAGCCAATATAATATACTTTTAGTTACTACCGTACTAATTTACGGGCTAATGGCTACCTCTTGGAATATTATTGGTGGTCTAGCCGGTCAGCTTGATTTAGCCTCTTTTGCTTATCTGGGATTAGGCGCTTTCACCTCTGGCACTTTACTTATCCGCTTTAATTTTACTCCCTGGATTGGAATGATTATGGGAGGTTTGGTAGCAGTTGCGTTTGCCTTATTAATTGGGTTTCCTTTGTTTCGATTCCGGATAAGAGAAGTATGGTATGCTTTAACTACCTGCGCTCTGGTTGAGGTACTTAAAGTAGTCTTTAATATGTGGAAAGAAGTAGGCGGGCCAGTAGAAAGATACCTGCCTTATTTTAGTGGTTCGCTCTACCATATGCGCTTTAGTTCCTATGTCCCTTATTATTATCTAATATTGGGTATGTTGGTAATAGCTTTACTGGTTAATTCCCGAATCGCTCGCTCGAAGCTGGGCTTTTATCTTAAAGCTTTGGGAGAGGACGAGGATGCAGCGGAGGTACTGGGAGTTAATACCCGAGCCTGTAAATTGAGAGCACTGGTCTACTATGCCTTTCTAATCGGGGTTACCGGTGCAATTTATGCAAATATCTATGGTTACATTCATCCCAGTTTTTTTAATGGGCAGGAAAGTATTAAGATTGCGATATTGGGAATTGTAGGAGGCAGAGGCATTACTTATGGCCCTCTTTTAGCTGCCTTGTTATTAGTTGGTTCCCAAGAATTTTTAAGAGCAAGTTTAGGTGGTGAAGTATCAGGTTTATACTTGGTAATTTACTCAGTCATTTTAATCTTGGTAGTTCTTTTTAAACCCAGCGGAATTGCTACTTTCTTTCAATATAGAAATAAAAAGCCGGCAAAGCAGGAGGTGAAGAAAAAAAGTGTTGTCTGA
- a CDS encoding ABC transporter substrate-binding protein — translation MLRRRFSLCFVVNILIIILVSLIFSFTVLAEKLPEKIVIGCLEPLTGAHAIFGGEAKIGMEFALQHINEAGGIQSLGGIPLELVAEDVGENAMSARLAAESLISKHHPVAVLGLYISRLTTAASEITEREKVILVADALVDNVTEMGRQYLFRPAPKASMQGRSAVEFVLEAAEKSGVSVEKIAILNEDSSFGRSNAIGAVQAALDNGLTIVYQKEYPYDITDASSIVHGIAAAKADFVITCPYFMDGIIFAKAFKELNKIPKFIAGMGACGFTDPESIEALGETSEHYSNTYSYNPAKDTPQNRKFVEEYTAKVGHIPTEAAGMNYYAMWILKEALELSGKLFPDDPLNSDNLRKAFLELDLTSGPAVETFPVNHIAFDGKGDNPYARATIMQVIKGEPKVVWPFDEAEAEFVFPRLDATY, via the coding sequence ATGTTGCGTAGGCGTTTTAGTTTATGTTTTGTTGTGAATATTTTAATCATTATTTTGGTAAGTTTAATATTTAGTTTTACGGTTTTAGCGGAAAAGCTACCCGAAAAAATAGTAATTGGCTGTCTTGAGCCTCTTACCGGTGCACATGCAATTTTCGGTGGTGAAGCAAAAATTGGTATGGAGTTTGCTCTTCAGCATATCAATGAAGCTGGTGGGATTCAATCATTAGGGGGAATTCCTCTGGAGTTAGTGGCTGAAGATGTGGGTGAAAATGCAATGAGTGCTCGTCTGGCAGCTGAGAGTCTGATAAGCAAACACCATCCGGTAGCTGTTTTAGGTCTATACATTAGTCGATTAACTACGGCAGCGTCGGAGATTACTGAAAGGGAAAAAGTAATTCTAGTAGCCGATGCTTTGGTAGATAATGTAACAGAAATGGGGCGTCAGTATCTATTTAGACCAGCTCCCAAAGCGAGCATGCAGGGCAGATCTGCTGTTGAATTTGTTTTAGAAGCAGCTGAAAAATCCGGGGTCTCTGTAGAAAAAATTGCTATCCTGAATGAAGATTCTTCTTTTGGAAGAAGCAATGCGATAGGTGCAGTACAAGCGGCCTTAGATAACGGGCTTACTATTGTCTATCAAAAGGAATATCCTTATGATATTACCGATGCTTCATCTATTGTTCATGGAATTGCTGCAGCTAAAGCAGATTTTGTGATTACCTGTCCATATTTTATGGATGGGATTATATTTGCTAAAGCTTTTAAAGAATTAAATAAAATTCCAAAATTTATTGCTGGTATGGGTGCATGTGGATTTACAGATCCCGAATCTATAGAAGCGTTAGGTGAAACATCCGAACATTATAGCAATACTTATAGTTACAATCCAGCCAAGGATACACCACAAAATCGCAAATTTGTTGAAGAGTATACTGCTAAAGTTGGACACATACCTACCGAAGCTGCCGGGATGAATTATTACGCAATGTGGATCTTAAAAGAGGCGCTTGAGCTTTCCGGGAAACTTTTCCCTGACGACCCGCTTAATTCAGACAATTTACGAAAAGCATTTTTAGAACTTGACTTAACTTCCGGTCCTGCAGTTGAAACTTTCCCGGTAAATCATATTGCTTTCGACGGAAAGGGAGATAACCCTTATGCCAGAGCCACGATTATGCAGGTTATTAAAGGTGAGCCCAAAGTTGTATGGCCCTTTGATGAAGCTGAAGCTGAGTTTGTTTTCCCCAGGTTAGATGCTACCTATTAA